One window of the Helicobacter sp. 11S03491-1 genome contains the following:
- a CDS encoding MlaE family lipid ABC transporter permease subunit, with the protein MSKTSLRIRKDPQKTILWLYGDWNFQTNSKDLKILKNAIESSNLALIIDFESIGHLDFVFSAFLFEFLKSSKKEIEFINIPSKASKILETTQNLLPKFKERSNPSLQPNVFKKCIDWWGRYLVGFVQKSLDFLNFTGMVLYFFVQSLIHPSKIRLAPLFYHINESGFKALPVSILTALIVGYAITLQGAIQLQNMGVPLVSIETTAKLSLREMGPFILALVIAGRSASSFTAQIGVMKITEELNAMKTMNFSPFDFLVIPRVLALIIAMPLLVFLSDAFTLFGGMMAIKYQLGIGFGQYIDRFYETVSWNHFWVGMIKAPFFGWAIAMVGCFRGFEVKGDTEEVGRLTTISVVNALFWIIFINALFSIIFTKLSV; encoded by the coding sequence ATGTCAAAAACTTCTTTGAGAATTAGAAAGGATCCCCAAAAAACAATCCTTTGGCTTTATGGAGATTGGAATTTTCAAACAAATTCTAAAGACTTAAAAATTTTGAAAAATGCTATAGAAAGCAGCAATTTGGCTTTGATAATTGATTTTGAATCTATAGGGCATTTGGATTTTGTCTTTAGTGCATTTTTATTTGAATTTTTAAAATCTTCAAAAAAAGAGATTGAGTTTATTAACATTCCAAGTAAAGCTTCCAAAATTCTAGAGACTACCCAAAATCTTTTGCCTAAATTCAAAGAAAGATCAAACCCATCTCTTCAACCCAATGTATTTAAAAAATGTATTGATTGGTGGGGTAGATATCTGGTCGGTTTTGTTCAAAAATCATTGGATTTTTTAAACTTTACAGGGATGGTGTTGTATTTTTTTGTTCAATCATTGATCCACCCTTCAAAGATACGTTTAGCCCCATTATTTTATCATATTAATGAATCAGGGTTTAAGGCATTGCCGGTGAGTATTTTGACAGCTTTAATCGTAGGGTATGCTATTACGCTTCAAGGGGCTATACAGCTTCAAAATATGGGAGTGCCTTTGGTGAGTATTGAGACAACAGCCAAACTTTCTTTGCGTGAAATGGGTCCTTTTATATTAGCTCTTGTTATAGCAGGCAGGAGCGCTTCAAGTTTCACAGCCCAAATTGGAGTCATGAAGATAACCGAAGAGTTAAATGCCATGAAGACAATGAATTTTAGCCCTTTTGATTTTTTGGTTATTCCTCGAGTCCTGGCGCTTATTATTGCTATGCCTTTGTTAGTTTTTTTAAGTGATGCTTTTACGTTGTTTGGGGGAATGATGGCTATTAAATACCAGCTTGGAATCGGGTTTGGGCAATATATAGATAGATTTTATGAGACAGTGAGTTGGAATCATTTTTGGGTAGGGATGATAAAAGCGCCATTTTTTGGTTGGGCGATTGCAATGGTGGGTTGTTTTAGAGGTTTTGAAGTCAAAGGGGATACTGAAGAAGTTGGAAGACTTACGACTATTAGTGTTGTGAATGCGCTTTTTTGGATTATTTTTATCAATGCGCTTTTTTCGATTATTTTTACAAAGTTGAGTGTATGA
- a CDS encoding ATP-binding cassette domain-containing protein has translation MNPIVEVKNLYNAYGDTIIHNGISFEVYKGEIFAILGGSGSGKSTLLSSLIFLKRPKKGLIEIFDQDIWSLKYKDRYKILNRCGVLFQFGALYSSLNVLENVGVMLEEQSNYPKKNIQEVSKMWLDMVGLDKKVYYLYPYELSGGMKKRVGLARAMALGPEILFLDEPTSGLDPTSAGKFDDLILKLKEMLDLTIIMITHDLDSIKDSVDRFILLKDCQINFDGSLNEFSLKARECGLSEDNLFNSKRGERFWKDI, from the coding sequence ATGAATCCGATTGTCGAAGTTAAAAATCTTTATAATGCCTATGGAGATACGATCATTCATAATGGGATTAGCTTTGAAGTATATAAGGGAGAAATATTTGCTATTTTGGGTGGGAGTGGGAGTGGCAAGAGCACGCTTTTATCCAGTTTGATATTTCTTAAACGCCCTAAAAAAGGACTAATTGAGATTTTTGATCAAGATATTTGGAGTCTTAAATACAAAGACAGGTATAAGATTTTGAATCGTTGTGGTGTGTTGTTTCAATTTGGAGCGCTTTATAGTTCTTTGAATGTACTTGAGAATGTTGGTGTTATGCTTGAAGAACAAAGTAATTATCCCAAAAAAAACATTCAAGAGGTCTCAAAAATGTGGTTAGATATGGTAGGTTTAGATAAAAAGGTCTATTATCTTTATCCTTATGAATTAAGTGGGGGGATGAAAAAACGTGTAGGTTTGGCTAGGGCAATGGCATTAGGACCTGAAATATTGTTTTTAGATGAGCCAACCAGCGGGTTAGATCCTACGAGTGCAGGGAAATTTGATGATTTGATCTTGAAGCTTAAAGAAATGCTTGATTTAACGATTATAATGATCACTCATGATTTGGATTCAATCAAAGACAGTGTCGATAGGTTTATTTTACTGAAGGATTGTCAAATCAATTTTGATGGCAGTTTAAATGAATTTAGTCTTAAAGCCAGAGAATGTGGGCTTTCAGAAGATAATTTGTTTAACTCAAAAAGAGGAGAGAGATTTTGGAAAGACATATAA
- a CDS encoding MlaD family protein — translation MERHINYTLIGSIFFIVVVCMVIFIFWIGRIGVDDGKYRTYYVYTDKEVSGIAIDTPVKYKGITIGSVTKIGFDTTQPGIVIIRLAINASIGVHKDSFVILDSQGLAGLGYLSLKQGENPEIIQKDEDPILEYKQNFMGKIASHADEATKELLSVLKNVKNLTSAQNIQNISHIIKSLDLLTSTLVETKDEINALSKNSNTLLLNINHRFDSGEYDIKNILNPVVLELEMSLKNMNRFFQKSSVLLDKFDSNPYDTLFGERK, via the coding sequence TTGGAAAGACATATAAATTACACACTTATTGGTTCTATTTTTTTTATTGTGGTTGTATGTATGGTGATTTTTATATTTTGGATCGGACGCATTGGCGTAGATGATGGAAAATATCGTACTTATTATGTATATACAGACAAAGAAGTATCCGGCATAGCTATAGATACACCGGTGAAATACAAGGGGATTACGATTGGGAGTGTTACTAAAATCGGTTTTGATACAACTCAACCCGGAATTGTTATCATTAGATTGGCTATCAATGCTTCTATTGGGGTACATAAAGATTCTTTTGTGATTCTTGATTCACAAGGATTAGCCGGACTTGGATACTTATCACTCAAACAAGGAGAAAATCCTGAAATTATACAAAAAGATGAAGATCCTATTTTGGAATATAAACAGAATTTTATGGGCAAGATAGCCTCACACGCAGATGAAGCGACAAAAGAACTCTTAAGTGTCCTCAAAAATGTCAAAAATCTCACTAGTGCGCAAAATATACAGAATATTTCTCACATCATTAAGTCATTAGACTTGCTCACAAGCACCCTTGTAGAGACAAAAGATGAAATCAATGCTCTATCAAAAAATTCTAATACATTGTTGCTCAACATCAATCATAGGTTTGACAGTGGGGAATATGATATTAAAAATATTCTTAATCCTGTTGTTTTAGAATTGGAGATGAGTTTAAAAAATATGAATAGATTTTTTCAAAAAAGTTCAGTTTTGCTGGATAAGTTTGATTCTAATCCCTATGATACATTGTTTGGAGAGCGCAAATGA
- the recG gene encoding ATP-dependent DNA helicase RecG: MEITHHDYEKLIKIGCQDLLCFATYAPKSYTDTSVLQSIQDDPIGVVEVKIFHANFIRNRKILKIQALMTQFQTPLEMIVFNASSFHKNTFSDEKTLYVLGKIEYKFGKYTMIQPKIIHETGQITLKFKSVALKNTIITQLAQKLLTKQNLISQGIPEHIAMHIQEIFNPTEKFLKEYQKNNAFPPPYLNALKWTEIYAYLKRLSKKRRYFHSKYICNGEYQSFIQSLPFNLTSSQKETIQTIAKDLNSPVGAKRLIMGDVGCGKTIVILSAVMMAYPHKSLLMAPTTILARQLYEEAQKYLPSFVGIKLITADTKEKIQSQKNIFGEEKHFIIGTQALLYREFDVNDFALVMSDEQHRFGTKQRHQLEKITEEKTSEDIKKPHVLQFSATPIPRTMAMLNSSLIDFSFIKDLPFKKDITTTIIDKTNFNHLLHHIQTEVAQNRQVVIVYPLVEESQNFKYLSLKEGKGFWEKNFQNVYVTSGKDKDKEQVLQDFTNKGSILLATTLIEVGISLPKLSTIVIIAPERLGLATLHQLRGRVSRNGLKGYCFLYTHTKDSMRLQDFSKNLSGFEIAELDLKYRNSGDLLNGERQSGMEFEFFDIKDDQDILIEVKQALQQTLH; this comes from the coding sequence ATGGAAATAACACATCATGACTATGAAAAACTTATAAAAATTGGTTGTCAAGATTTGCTCTGTTTTGCCACTTATGCGCCAAAATCTTATACCGATACTTCTGTGCTTCAATCCATACAAGATGATCCTATTGGTGTTGTAGAAGTTAAAATCTTTCATGCCAATTTTATAAGGAATAGAAAAATTCTTAAAATTCAAGCCTTGATGACTCAATTTCAAACCCCCCTTGAAATGATTGTTTTCAATGCAAGCAGTTTTCATAAAAATACTTTTTCAGATGAAAAAACTCTTTATGTATTGGGTAAAATAGAATATAAATTTGGCAAATATACAATGATACAGCCAAAAATCATTCATGAAACCGGACAAATTACACTGAAGTTTAAAAGTGTCGCACTCAAAAACACCATTATCACTCAACTTGCCCAAAAACTTCTCACAAAACAAAATCTTATCAGTCAAGGAATTCCTGAACATATTGCCATGCATATCCAAGAGATTTTCAACCCTACAGAAAAATTTTTGAAAGAGTATCAAAAAAACAATGCATTCCCCCCTCCTTATCTAAATGCTCTGAAATGGACAGAAATTTATGCTTACTTAAAACGTCTCTCCAAAAAAAGAAGATATTTTCACTCCAAATATATTTGCAATGGAGAATACCAATCTTTTATCCAATCACTACCCTTCAATCTTACCTCTTCACAAAAAGAAACTATCCAAACTATTGCCAAAGACTTAAATAGCCCTGTTGGAGCAAAACGTTTGATTATGGGAGATGTAGGGTGTGGCAAAACTATTGTGATTTTGAGTGCGGTGATGATGGCTTATCCTCACAAGTCTTTATTGATGGCGCCTACTACGATTTTAGCCAGACAGCTTTATGAAGAAGCTCAAAAATACCTCCCTTCTTTTGTAGGTATCAAACTTATTACTGCTGATACCAAAGAGAAAATCCAAAGCCAAAAGAATATTTTTGGGGAAGAAAAACATTTTATCATCGGCACACAAGCACTCCTTTATCGCGAATTTGATGTAAATGATTTTGCCTTAGTTATGAGTGATGAACAACATCGATTTGGGACCAAACAACGCCATCAACTTGAAAAAATCACCGAAGAAAAAACTTCAGAAGATATAAAAAAACCTCATGTCTTGCAATTTTCTGCCACTCCTATCCCTCGCACAATGGCAATGCTAAACTCAAGCTTAATAGATTTTAGTTTTATCAAAGACTTGCCTTTCAAAAAAGACATTACAACAACCATCATAGACAAAACCAATTTTAATCACCTCCTCCACCACATACAAACAGAAGTTGCTCAAAATAGGCAAGTTGTCATAGTTTATCCCCTCGTAGAAGAGAGTCAAAATTTCAAATACCTCTCGCTCAAAGAAGGAAAAGGATTTTGGGAAAAGAATTTCCAAAATGTTTATGTTACTTCAGGAAAAGATAAAGACAAAGAACAAGTGCTCCAAGATTTTACAAACAAAGGAAGTATTCTTTTAGCTACCACATTAATAGAAGTAGGTATTTCCCTACCCAAACTCTCTACCATAGTCATTATTGCTCCTGAAAGACTTGGTCTGGCTACCCTTCACCAATTACGCGGCAGAGTAAGCAGAAATGGTCTCAAGGGATATTGTTTTTTATACACTCACACAAAAGATTCTATGCGCCTTCAAGATTTTTCAAAAAATTTAAGCGGCTTTGAAATTGCAGAACTTGATCTCAAATACCGCAATAGTGGGGATTTGTTAAATGGCGAACGCCAAAGTGGTATGGAATTTGAATTCTTTGATATCAAAGATGACCAAGACATTTTAATAGAAGTAAAACAAGCCCTCCAACAAACTCTGCATTAA
- the queF gene encoding preQ(1) synthase, whose product MDKENLNQLNLLGHKDTKYIFDYNPNILEVFENKHPDNDYFVKFNCPEFTSLCPITSQPDFATITISYIPASKMVESKSLKLYLFSFRNHGGFHEDCVNIILKDLCQVMMPKYIEVWGKFTPRGGISIDPYVNYGIPHTKFEEMAQYRLLNHDLYPEKIDNR is encoded by the coding sequence ATGGATAAGGAAAATTTAAATCAACTCAATCTTTTAGGGCATAAAGATACTAAGTATATTTTTGATTATAACCCTAATATTCTGGAAGTATTTGAAAATAAACACCCTGATAATGACTATTTTGTCAAATTTAATTGCCCTGAATTTACAAGTCTTTGCCCCATTACATCTCAACCTGATTTTGCTACCATAACTATTAGCTATATCCCTGCATCAAAGATGGTAGAATCCAAATCTTTAAAATTATATTTATTTAGTTTTCGCAATCATGGAGGGTTTCATGAGGATTGTGTGAATATTATTTTGAAAGATTTGTGTCAAGTTATGATGCCCAAATATATTGAAGTATGGGGAAAATTTACCCCAAGGGGAGGAATTAGCATCGATCCTTATGTCAATTATGGTATTCCCCATACCAAGTTTGAAGAAATGGCTCAATACCGCTTGCTCAATCACGATCTCTATCCTGAAAAAATTGATAATCGCTAG
- a CDS encoding 6-hydroxymethylpterin diphosphokinase MptE-like protein, which translates to MSLLEILNSQDKSLIETEISSRFVKNMEFFHKTSPHLFDALKTPPIEYNLLFDDKGLNIIHLKTQKLTYPCTEGKHQMVSVCQDIASYPLSNPKWKIHTNHLYLDKMDTLKLPVTAQACNSFIDLLHEYGGIKEYYLSRSFLPTTTIFGLLGGLFVEFIRERGVFFHSLLIFEENIDIFRISCYFIDYEKLFENTSPKSCYIFVKDLIDKFFIHNFFSQKKITNNFLRLELKLYTSPKLDSAQTIINEAYASNARGWGSFEDEMTGVKNTFANITPRSQKYPILNLPQRVNAPICVVGNGASLDELLPFIKANQEKMIIFSCGTAIKPLKAYGIKPDFQIEIERMDYLRNVLKDAPLENTPLLCANMVHPDVLSLAKEAYLFMRGGSGSSYLFSPKSVMEYAAPFVGNAGFVLAAQMGSEVLICGLDCGYIEGKGKHAKDSFYGKEKFVLPPDACRVRGNFDGVVYSDSIFLLSLRNLVQAIKTFDPKMVLNLGHGAYIQGARPTKIEEFGFAKINKKKTLKQMKSYFSKNFKDIFTDLREDLYTQELSTLRDDLIKIFETRIRTKRELFALIDQISTLCAKKSLASPFVGILFEGSIAHICQSLMIASLHLPHDCISDFYIDAKKVIWETLDKMMLQYRIQALIRG; encoded by the coding sequence ATGAGTCTTTTAGAAATTTTAAATTCACAGGATAAATCTCTGATTGAAACAGAAATTTCTTCCAGGTTTGTCAAAAATATGGAATTTTTTCACAAAACTTCTCCACATCTGTTTGATGCCCTCAAAACTCCTCCAATTGAATATAATTTGCTTTTTGATGATAAAGGTCTCAACATCATCCATCTCAAAACTCAAAAACTCACCTACCCTTGCACAGAAGGGAAACATCAAATGGTAAGTGTATGCCAAGACATTGCTTCATATCCTTTATCTAATCCCAAATGGAAAATCCACACTAACCACCTCTATCTGGATAAAATGGACACTCTCAAACTGCCGGTTACCGCGCAAGCGTGCAATTCTTTTATTGACTTGCTCCATGAATATGGAGGGATTAAAGAATACTATTTAAGTCGATCCTTTTTGCCTACGACAACGATTTTTGGACTATTAGGAGGGTTGTTTGTAGAATTTATTCGCGAACGTGGGGTATTTTTTCATTCTTTGCTCATTTTTGAAGAAAATATTGATATTTTTCGTATCAGCTGTTATTTTATTGATTATGAAAAACTTTTTGAAAATACTTCGCCTAAAAGTTGCTATATTTTTGTAAAAGATCTCATTGACAAATTTTTTATCCATAATTTCTTTTCTCAAAAAAAAATCACAAATAATTTCTTGCGATTAGAACTCAAACTCTATACAAGTCCCAAACTTGATAGTGCCCAAACAATTATCAATGAAGCATATGCAAGCAATGCCAGAGGTTGGGGCAGTTTCGAAGATGAGATGACAGGGGTAAAAAATACATTTGCCAATATCACCCCTCGATCTCAAAAATACCCTATCCTCAACTTGCCTCAAAGAGTCAATGCTCCTATTTGTGTAGTGGGGAATGGCGCAAGCCTGGATGAACTTTTGCCTTTTATCAAAGCCAATCAAGAAAAAATGATTATTTTCAGCTGCGGGACAGCCATTAAACCTCTCAAAGCTTATGGGATTAAGCCGGATTTTCAAATAGAGATTGAACGAATGGATTATCTCAGAAATGTCCTCAAAGATGCCCCATTAGAGAATACGCCGCTCTTATGTGCGAACATGGTCCATCCTGATGTACTCTCTCTTGCTAAAGAAGCCTATCTTTTTATGCGTGGAGGGAGTGGGAGTAGCTATCTTTTTTCACCAAAAAGTGTGATGGAATATGCTGCTCCTTTTGTGGGGAATGCCGGATTTGTATTAGCAGCCCAAATGGGTTCTGAAGTATTAATATGCGGGCTGGATTGCGGCTATATTGAGGGGAAAGGCAAACATGCCAAAGATTCTTTTTATGGAAAGGAGAAATTTGTTTTACCTCCTGATGCTTGCAGAGTAAGAGGAAATTTTGATGGGGTTGTCTATAGTGACTCTATTTTTTTACTCTCTTTAAGGAATCTTGTTCAAGCTATCAAGACCTTTGATCCAAAAATGGTGCTTAACCTCGGACATGGAGCCTATATACAAGGAGCCAGACCTACGAAAATAGAAGAATTTGGTTTTGCAAAAATTAACAAAAAAAAGACTCTCAAACAAATGAAAAGTTATTTTAGTAAAAATTTCAAAGATATATTTACAGATTTGAGAGAAGATCTTTATACTCAAGAACTTTCAACCCTTAGAGATGATCTTATTAAAATTTTTGAAACACGTATCCGGACCAAAAGAGAGCTTTTTGCCTTGATTGATCAAATCAGCACTCTTTGTGCCAAAAAAAGTCTTGCTTCACCATTTGTAGGGATATTGTTTGAAGGGAGTATCGCCCATATATGCCAAAGTCTTATGATTGCTTCTTTGCATTTGCCCCATGATTGTATTAGTGATTTTTATATAGATGCTAAAAAAGTGATTTGGGAAACACTGGATAAAATGATGCTTCAATACAGGATACAAGCACTCATCAGAGGATAA
- a CDS encoding autotransporter domain-containing protein produces the protein MRARKTKSVSLLLASVLLGGGFLDLSAKTFTMPNEIDIPNELLKPHDPINDPAMTFTGAQIASLQHGYSQSNTKPADIVFMDNGDGNYIYYDNGNGNYTSNLSAEQIATILANGVAHGNYSNISSVAGTKPINNDDISYIINGIGSVGIGNKPTSNTQTSSNNTQASSNIADYANNTEWVPLSYYYSQVAAYEKQLLLLRQEKDKLLQNQGDIVDYQNKVSRLTQKIVDLTNQKIELTKQITKNTSDMTAYQNQIRGLENNIANLNKEKTNLTKQLDDLKKQGVSQTSQQVSDLNKQIATLNSQITQLTTDKNFWEHRWNKDHTWWVNKRQYFENELKNKDSQIGTLTTEKTRLTKQLDDLKKQGVSQTSQQVSDLNKQIATLNSQITQLNKDKTNLNNEKNTLQNQITQKDAKIASQTTRITTLTNEKNTLNAQIAQLEKTNAELDKVNKDRGEGVMNFSIQNLQLKDDKKKLDQQISALNSQIANKDKQLANLTKQLANLNTSAGSTTPSTSTGSTTATSTTPIGSTSTVSTNSSTSTSTTGSDSFQESLDNLKYIGSQIANFKTQIAQLTQDKADLMAQQVQLTKDKLDLITQQNQLTKDKEFWENRWNKDHDWWTQRRKYFWDELKKKDAQIAQKDAKIAEQTSQIAALNSEKAKLDEQIKQFTDQVATSTDTAKLQAQINALVTQKTALDAQIKTLTTDKATLTSEKNTLISQKTALDNQVKTLQADKTNLTNEKNTLSAQVSDLTTAKAALSLELAGLKEQIAAREKTNAEQASQIAALNSEKDNLTKQLADLNKKTTEAGSTTQAQIASVNVLKAQITNLDKKITQLNNAKTAVANEKAILQNKYNQDMQTLSEKSKKEAAKLAQLKDQYDKQAKELAKKQAEKAEAEKIAVQQVEKKVTTTSATNKQDELSQISAFSSGGQQIQFTSALSTNSRMAKLSNPYNQNMGFAQFINAISKEKLASTKSLTPEILGYEKLRWSQTNNLWANIGTVAGSVGHVNSFASSVSAGYDVFVGSALLGLYGSYAHSNSALSDHTKSSSDNFDVGVYARIYSGNHEVDINIGEVIATNTLGMTDTLLNDNSFSGKFNAYTTHANFTYGYVFGLSSDAFLKPYIGIGYNYGDNKGFYAASSKYSLSFDPFKSHFGDLQVGLELRKYFNEKSYFFLNPAYYQGYVFENNQKITAKDAGGNPLDTGNNKINPLDSAFMFQMGGEWEAINNLFVNISMGAKLGNASQYGALTLGGRWIF, from the coding sequence ATGAGAGCAAGAAAGACAAAATCTGTTTCTTTACTATTGGCAAGTGTATTGTTGGGAGGGGGGTTCTTAGATTTAAGCGCGAAGACATTTACCATGCCCAATGAGATAGATATTCCTAATGAATTACTAAAACCTCATGACCCAATCAATGATCCCGCCATGACTTTTACCGGTGCTCAGATCGCCAGTCTCCAACACGGCTATAGCCAATCTAATACCAAACCTGCCGATATAGTATTTATGGATAATGGAGATGGCAACTACATTTATTATGATAATGGAAATGGCAACTACACTTCAAATCTCTCTGCGGAACAAATTGCCACAATACTTGCTAATGGAGTAGCACATGGTAATTATAGTAATATTAGCAGTGTAGCAGGCACCAAGCCAATAAATAATGATGATATAAGCTATATAATAAATGGCATAGGGAGTGTAGGCATAGGCAATAAGCCCACAAGTAATACACAGACAAGCAGTAATAATACGCAAGCAAGCAGTAATATAGCAGATTACGCAAACAACACTGAATGGGTTCCTTTATCCTACTATTACAGTCAAGTTGCCGCATACGAGAAACAATTGTTACTCCTAAGACAAGAAAAAGATAAGCTTCTTCAAAATCAAGGAGATATTGTTGATTATCAAAACAAAGTCTCTCGGCTCACCCAAAAAATTGTTGATCTCACCAATCAAAAGATAGAATTAACCAAACAAATCACAAAGAATACTTCTGATATGACAGCATACCAAAATCAAATCAGAGGTCTTGAGAACAACATTGCCAATCTCAATAAAGAAAAAACAAACCTCACCAAGCAACTCGATGATCTTAAAAAACAAGGAGTAAGCCAAACAAGCCAACAAGTCAGCGATCTAAATAAGCAAATTGCGACTCTCAACAGTCAAATTACCCAACTCACCACAGACAAAAATTTTTGGGAACATAGATGGAACAAAGATCACACTTGGTGGGTTAATAAAAGGCAATATTTTGAAAATGAATTGAAAAACAAAGACTCTCAAATTGGCACTCTTACTACTGAAAAAACCAGGCTAACCAAGCAACTCGATGATCTTAAAAAACAAGGAGTAAGCCAAACAAGCCAACAAGTCAGCGATCTAAATAAGCAAATTGCGACTCTCAACAGTCAAATTACCCAACTCAACAAAGACAAAACAAATCTCAATAATGAGAAAAACACTCTCCAAAATCAAATCACCCAAAAAGATGCAAAGATTGCTTCTCAAACCACAAGAATCACCACTCTCACTAATGAGAAAAACACTTTGAATGCCCAAATTGCCCAACTGGAAAAGACCAATGCCGAGCTGGATAAAGTCAATAAAGATAGAGGTGAAGGGGTCATGAATTTTTCTATTCAAAATTTACAACTCAAAGATGACAAGAAAAAGCTGGATCAACAAATCAGCGCTCTTAATAGCCAAATTGCCAATAAAGACAAGCAGCTTGCCAATCTCACCAAGCAACTTGCCAATCTCAACACAAGCGCAGGATCAACAACTCCAAGCACTTCGACAGGATCGACGACTGCAACAAGCACAACTCCAATAGGATCGACAAGTACAGTTTCGACAAACTCAAGTACTTCCACAAGCACAACAGGATCTGACAGTTTCCAAGAAAGCCTGGACAATCTAAAATACATAGGCTCTCAAATTGCAAATTTCAAAACTCAGATTGCCCAACTCACTCAAGACAAAGCAGATCTCATGGCACAACAAGTCCAACTCACCAAAGACAAATTAGATCTCATCACACAACAAAATCAACTTACCAAAGATAAAGAATTTTGGGAAAATAGATGGAATAAAGATCACGATTGGTGGACTCAAAGGAGAAAATATTTTTGGGATGAATTGAAGAAAAAAGATGCTCAAATCGCTCAAAAAGATGCAAAGATTGCCGAACAAACTAGCCAAATCGCTGCCCTTAATAGTGAAAAAGCCAAACTTGATGAGCAAATCAAGCAATTTACCGATCAAGTAGCCACTTCTACAGATACAGCCAAGCTTCAAGCTCAAATCAATGCTTTGGTTACTCAAAAAACAGCTCTGGATGCTCAAATCAAAACACTCACAACAGATAAAGCCACTCTCACCAGTGAGAAAAATACTCTAATTTCTCAAAAAACAGCCTTGGATAATCAAGTCAAGACACTTCAGGCAGATAAGACCAATCTCACCAATGAGAAAAATACTTTGAGTGCTCAAGTTAGCGATCTAACCACTGCTAAAGCTGCGCTCAGTCTTGAATTAGCCGGTCTCAAAGAACAAATTGCTGCCAGGGAAAAAACCAATGCTGAACAAGCTAGCCAAATCGCTGCCCTTAATAGTGAAAAAGACAATCTGACTAAGCAACTTGCTGATCTCAACAAAAAAACTACGGAAGCAGGATCAACAACTCAAGCTCAAATAGCCAGTGTCAATGTTCTCAAAGCTCAAATCACAAATCTTGATAAGAAGATTACCCAACTCAATAATGCAAAAACAGCTGTTGCTAATGAGAAAGCCATTCTTCAAAATAAATACAACCAAGATATGCAAACATTGTCTGAGAAAAGCAAAAAAGAAGCGGCAAAATTAGCCCAACTCAAAGATCAATATGACAAACAAGCCAAAGAACTTGCCAAAAAACAAGCAGAGAAGGCTGAGGCTGAGAAAATAGCTGTCCAACAAGTAGAGAAAAAAGTTACAACCACTTCAGCTACAAACAAACAAGATGAACTCTCTCAAATCAGTGCCTTTAGCTCCGGTGGGCAACAAATTCAATTCACTTCTGCCCTTTCAACCAACTCAAGAATGGCTAAACTTTCTAACCCTTATAATCAAAACATGGGCTTTGCTCAATTTATTAATGCCATCTCCAAAGAAAAGCTTGCCTCTACAAAAAGTCTGACTCCTGAAATCTTAGGTTATGAGAAACTTCGCTGGTCTCAAACCAATAATCTTTGGGCAAATATAGGCACAGTAGCAGGTTCTGTAGGTCATGTAAATAGTTTTGCAAGCTCTGTGAGTGCAGGTTATGACGTATTTGTAGGGAGTGCTTTGTTGGGATTATATGGCAGTTATGCTCATTCTAACAGCGCTCTTTCAGATCATACCAAATCCTCTTCTGACAACTTTGATGTAGGGGTTTATGCCAGGATTTATTCAGGCAATCATGAGGTAGATATTAATATTGGAGAAGTTATAGCAACCAATACATTGGGCATGACAGATACCCTACTTAATGATAATTCTTTCTCAGGAAAATTCAATGCCTACACAACCCATGCTAATTTCACTTATGGTTATGTATTTGGTCTTAGTTCAGATGCTTTCCTCAAGCCTTATATAGGTATCGGGTATAATTATGGAGATAATAAAGGCTTTTATGCAGCAAGTTCTAAGTATTCTTTGAGTTTTGATCCTTTTAAATCCCATTTTGGTGATTTACAAGTTGGTTTAGAGCTTCGTAAATACTTCAATGAAAAATCTTACTTCTTCCTCAACCCTGCTTATTATCAAGGCTATGTCTTTGAGAATAATCAAAAAATCACTGCTAAAGATGCCGGTGGCAATCCCCTAGATACAGGTAATAACAAAATAAATCCTCTGGATAGCGCTTTCATGTTCCAAATGGGTGGGGAATGGGAAGCCATCAATAATTTATTTGTCAATATCAGCATGGGAGCTAAACTAGGAAATGCTTCTCAGTATGGCGCTCTCACACTAGGAGGCAGATGGATATTTTAA